Proteins encoded by one window of Collimonas fungivorans:
- the tatA gene encoding Sec-independent protein translocase subunit TatA — MGSFSIWHWLIVLVIVMLVFGTKKIGNMGSDLGTAIKGFKDGVKGEEEKPAADKVTIDVAVKEKDAFGN, encoded by the coding sequence ATGGGTTCGTTCAGCATTTGGCACTGGTTGATCGTGCTGGTGATTGTCATGCTGGTGTTTGGCACTAAAAAAATCGGGAATATGGGCTCTGATCTGGGCACGGCAATCAAAGGTTTCAAGGATGGCGTCAAAGGCGAGGAAGAAAAGCCAGCCGCCGATAAAGTGACGATTGACGTTGCAGTCAAAGAAAAGGACGCGTTCGGAAACTGA
- the pcaD gene encoding 3-oxoadipate enol-lactonase, translated as MNELNFVSAGDGARIAYRFDGDAGKPVLVLSNSIGTTLRMWDAQVESLSQHFRVLRYDFRGHGGSSVAAGAYSLDRLGRDVIELLDALGIERAHFLGLSLGGFVGQWLGIHAPERIDRLILSNTSSYLGPAKQFDERIAAVQQAPDMAETAEMFLGNWFPAHMLAAKESVVEDFRHMLLAIDRQGLAGLFAAVRDADLRRTIALISRPTLVIAGQYDTVTAASHSELIAATIPDAKLVVLPAVHLSNVEYPAEFMEAVLGFLR; from the coding sequence ATGAATGAGCTGAATTTCGTTAGCGCCGGCGACGGCGCCCGCATTGCCTACCGCTTCGACGGCGACGCCGGGAAACCGGTGCTGGTGCTGTCCAACTCCATCGGCACCACATTGCGGATGTGGGACGCGCAGGTCGAGAGCCTGTCGCAGCATTTCCGGGTTTTGCGCTATGACTTCCGCGGCCACGGGGGATCAAGCGTTGCAGCCGGCGCCTATTCACTCGACCGCCTTGGCCGCGACGTCATCGAACTGCTCGATGCGCTTGGCATTGAACGGGCGCATTTCCTCGGCTTGTCGCTGGGCGGCTTCGTTGGCCAGTGGCTCGGCATCCACGCGCCCGAGCGGATCGACCGCCTAATCCTCAGCAACACCTCGTCCTATCTCGGACCGGCAAAGCAGTTTGATGAACGGATTGCCGCCGTGCAGCAGGCGCCGGACATGGCAGAGACCGCCGAGATGTTCCTGGGTAACTGGTTTCCTGCGCATATGCTTGCGGCGAAGGAGTCGGTCGTCGAGGATTTTCGCCACATGCTGCTGGCTATAGACAGGCAAGGCCTGGCTGGCTTGTTCGCGGCGGTGCGCGATGCGGACCTGCGCCGCACAATCGCCCTGATTTCGCGGCCGACGCTGGTGATCGCCGGCCAGTACGACACTGTGACTGCCGCCAGCCACAGCGAGCTGATCGCCGCCACGATTCCCGACGCCAAGCTGGTTGTGCTGCCCGCGGTTCACTTGTCGAATGTGGAGTATCCCGCCGAGTTCATGGAGGCCGTGCTTGGTTTTCTACGTTGA
- a CDS encoding LysR family transcriptional regulator produces MSDFTLHDLQCFDAVVRSGGFQPAAAMLHRSHPAVFAAVAKLERQLDLVLLDRSGYRVRPTEAGLSFQRRAQSLLRELEGLRIHAAQLSMGEESEIHVVIGDLCPRPQALGMLGRFFARCPGTRLHLHFEAVGGPWERLFDDEADLILHWIDKSDPRVEWVDLCKVPFIPVVAPGFLPERSKRPVAPDQMHAFTQCIMRDTARHSPQQDYFMIEGAPQCMVADQGMKKEIILQGLGWGHMPRFLIEDELHDGRLQSIAGRHLPGRTEELVVARRRDRPHGPVSNRLWDHIQQETPKLRYALEARKPGK; encoded by the coding sequence ATGTCGGATTTCACCTTGCACGACCTGCAGTGCTTCGACGCCGTGGTCCGCTCCGGCGGCTTCCAGCCTGCCGCGGCCATGCTGCATCGCTCGCACCCGGCGGTGTTCGCCGCCGTCGCCAAGCTGGAACGGCAACTCGACCTTGTTCTTCTGGATCGCAGCGGCTATCGCGTGCGTCCTACCGAGGCCGGGCTATCCTTCCAGCGCCGGGCGCAATCGCTGCTACGCGAACTGGAAGGCTTGCGTATCCATGCTGCCCAGTTGTCAATGGGCGAGGAAAGCGAGATTCATGTGGTGATCGGCGACCTGTGCCCGCGCCCGCAGGCGCTGGGGATGCTCGGACGGTTCTTCGCCCGGTGCCCGGGCACGCGCCTGCATCTGCATTTCGAAGCGGTGGGCGGTCCCTGGGAGCGCCTTTTCGATGACGAAGCCGATTTGATCCTGCACTGGATCGACAAAAGCGACCCGCGCGTGGAATGGGTTGACCTGTGCAAAGTGCCATTCATTCCGGTAGTGGCGCCGGGCTTCCTGCCGGAGCGCAGCAAGCGTCCGGTCGCGCCGGACCAGATGCACGCGTTCACCCAATGCATCATGCGCGACACCGCCCGCCATTCACCGCAACAAGACTATTTCATGATCGAGGGCGCGCCTCAATGCATGGTTGCCGACCAGGGCATGAAGAAGGAAATCATCCTGCAGGGCCTCGGATGGGGCCACATGCCGCGCTTCCTGATCGAAGACGAACTGCACGACGGCCGCCTGCAATCGATTGCCGGTCGCCATCTGCCGGGCCGTACCGAGGAACTGGTGGTGGCGCGCCGCCGCGACCGGCCGCACGGACCGGTCTCGAACCGCTTGTGGGACCATATCCAGCAAGAGACGCCAAAATTGCGCTATGCGCTCGAAGCTCGGAAACCTGGCAAATAA
- a CDS encoding NmrA family NAD(P)-binding protein, with protein MFLVMGITGKVGGATAEHLLAHGNDVRALVRNREKASSWANRGVELVDGDWNDSAAIEQALKGVEGAFVMLPPVWAPSPDYKEAKGVIANYVEALTKAAPPRVVALSSMGADRTSGHGNIMALSLLEQGLRDLASPIAFVRAGGFFENFLYGLQVAQGGTLPLYYNPTNRKSTMVATNDIGAEVATLLTGPAWSGQRVVELGSMVSADEVAEQLGEVLNRDVKAFAIPRAGWAETFEQFGIPKGRTGPVEEMYEAVNAGWMDLGVEGTEHVAGTTSARDVFAAALKAIPSLP; from the coding sequence ATGTTTTTAGTAATGGGAATCACAGGAAAAGTGGGCGGCGCAACGGCGGAACATCTGCTGGCGCACGGCAATGATGTGCGCGCCTTGGTCCGCAATCGCGAAAAGGCGTCAAGCTGGGCAAACCGGGGCGTGGAACTGGTAGACGGCGATTGGAATGATTCGGCAGCTATCGAACAAGCGCTCAAAGGCGTCGAAGGCGCATTCGTCATGTTGCCACCTGTCTGGGCGCCCTCGCCCGATTACAAAGAAGCCAAGGGCGTGATTGCAAACTATGTCGAGGCGCTCACCAAGGCAGCGCCGCCCCGGGTGGTTGCGCTTTCGTCGATGGGTGCGGACAGAACCAGCGGGCACGGGAACATCATGGCCCTGTCGCTTCTGGAGCAAGGTTTGCGCGACCTGGCATCCCCAATCGCATTTGTGCGCGCAGGCGGATTTTTCGAAAACTTCCTCTACGGCTTGCAGGTCGCCCAGGGCGGAACGCTACCGCTCTACTACAATCCGACCAACCGGAAATCGACCATGGTCGCGACGAACGACATCGGCGCCGAGGTCGCAACCCTGTTGACTGGGCCAGCGTGGTCCGGGCAGCGCGTCGTCGAGCTTGGGTCGATGGTCAGCGCGGATGAAGTCGCGGAGCAATTGGGGGAAGTCCTGAATCGCGACGTGAAAGCCTTTGCAATCCCACGCGCGGGTTGGGCGGAAACTTTCGAGCAATTCGGCATCCCGAAGGGCCGCACCGGACCTGTCGAAGAAATGTATGAGGCCGTGAATGCGGGATGGATGGACCTTGGGGTGGAGGGTACGGAACACGTAGCGGGTACGACATCCGCACGCGACGTCTTCGCAGCGGCCCTGAAGGCCATTCCATCATTGCCCTAG
- a CDS encoding carbohydrate-binding protein: MDNASVSYLLKSIALALASVCILSACGDGATSASSSAAASAKLAAAAGSPYGGTPWQLPGTVQAENFDTGGQNVGYFNAANTNQGGQYRSAEGVAIEASTDTGAGYDVGWTTAGEWLNYTVNVTAAGSYTAQVRVASLGQGGSFHFNVDGVSATPKLTVPDTQGWQNWQTVSATISLSAGQHVIQLFMDSAGSGGAVGNFNWFAIGSAAAAPDFGPNVLIFDPSMSSSTIQGRLNTVFNQQQSNQFGAARYALLFKPGSYSVDVNVGFYTQVLGLGNSPDDVNITGAVHAEADWFQGNATQNFWRGAENIAVNPAGGLNRWAVSQGSPLRRMHIRGNLALDDGGWSSGGFLADSKIDGQVQSGGQQQWFTRNSQIGSWSGSNWNMVFAGVDGAPGGVTWPNPPDMILATTPVVREKPFLTIDASGKYSVFVPALGSNGHGTTWASAAAPGQAIAISEFYVAKEGSDTAATINAALGQGKNLILTPGVYHLNDTLRVTRANTVVLGLGLATLAPDNGVVAMSVADVDGVKVAGILFDAGPVSSPILLEVGPSGSAASHAANPTSLHDLFFRVGGAAVGKAAVSLKINSSDVIGDHFWIWRADHSNGVGWTTNTTTNGLIVNGANVTIYGLFVEHFHQYQTLWNGNGGRVYFYQSELPYDVPNQSSWMNGSKNGYASYKVADSVTSHQAWGVGIYCYFSSNNSVKLGSAIEVPAAGLNGAMIHNMTTVSLGGVGEITHVINQYGNSANSAANVVRLGQ; this comes from the coding sequence TTGGATAATGCCTCCGTTTCATATTTACTCAAAAGCATTGCACTTGCCCTTGCCAGCGTGTGCATCCTGAGCGCCTGCGGCGACGGCGCCACATCCGCGTCCAGTTCGGCCGCTGCCAGCGCGAAACTTGCGGCCGCTGCCGGCTCTCCCTACGGCGGGACGCCATGGCAGCTACCGGGAACCGTCCAGGCTGAAAACTTTGATACCGGCGGACAGAACGTCGGCTACTTCAACGCTGCCAACACCAACCAGGGCGGCCAGTACCGCAGCGCCGAAGGCGTGGCGATTGAAGCCTCTACCGATACCGGCGCCGGTTACGATGTCGGCTGGACCACTGCGGGCGAGTGGCTCAACTACACCGTCAACGTAACGGCTGCCGGCAGCTATACGGCGCAAGTGCGGGTCGCTAGCCTGGGGCAGGGCGGCAGTTTCCACTTCAATGTGGACGGCGTATCTGCGACACCAAAACTCACGGTGCCGGACACCCAGGGCTGGCAAAACTGGCAAACGGTGTCGGCCACGATCAGCCTGAGCGCCGGCCAGCACGTCATCCAGCTGTTCATGGACAGCGCCGGCAGCGGCGGTGCGGTCGGCAATTTCAACTGGTTTGCGATAGGCAGCGCTGCCGCGGCGCCGGACTTCGGCCCGAACGTGCTGATCTTCGATCCGAGCATGTCAAGCTCGACTATCCAGGGGAGGTTGAACACGGTCTTCAACCAGCAGCAGAGCAACCAGTTCGGCGCCGCGCGCTATGCGCTCTTGTTCAAGCCCGGTTCATACAGCGTCGACGTGAATGTCGGGTTCTATACCCAGGTGCTGGGCTTGGGCAATTCGCCTGACGATGTCAACATTACCGGCGCGGTGCATGCCGAGGCCGACTGGTTCCAAGGTAATGCAACGCAGAATTTCTGGCGCGGCGCTGAAAACATCGCGGTCAATCCTGCCGGCGGCCTGAACCGCTGGGCGGTATCCCAGGGTTCGCCTTTGCGCCGCATGCATATCCGCGGCAACCTGGCGCTGGATGATGGCGGCTGGTCCAGCGGCGGTTTCCTGGCCGACTCCAAGATCGACGGCCAGGTGCAGTCCGGCGGCCAGCAGCAATGGTTTACCCGGAATTCCCAGATCGGCAGCTGGAGCGGCTCCAACTGGAACATGGTGTTTGCTGGCGTCGATGGCGCACCCGGCGGCGTCACCTGGCCGAATCCACCCGATATGATCCTGGCGACGACTCCCGTGGTCCGTGAAAAACCGTTCCTGACGATCGACGCCAGCGGCAAATACAGCGTTTTTGTCCCGGCGCTTGGCAGCAACGGCCACGGCACCACCTGGGCCAGCGCAGCGGCGCCAGGCCAGGCTATCGCCATCAGCGAATTTTATGTAGCGAAGGAGGGCAGCGATACAGCAGCCACCATCAACGCCGCGCTCGGCCAGGGCAAGAACCTGATATTGACTCCCGGTGTTTACCATCTCAACGATACGCTGCGCGTGACCCGCGCCAATACGGTGGTGCTGGGCCTGGGCCTTGCCACGCTGGCGCCGGATAATGGCGTGGTTGCCATGTCGGTAGCCGATGTCGATGGCGTCAAGGTCGCCGGCATATTGTTCGACGCCGGCCCGGTGAGTTCGCCGATCCTGCTGGAAGTCGGTCCTTCGGGCAGCGCGGCCAGCCACGCGGCCAACCCGACCTCCCTGCATGACCTGTTCTTCAGGGTCGGCGGCGCAGCCGTTGGCAAAGCCGCGGTCAGCCTCAAGATCAACAGCAGCGATGTTATCGGCGATCATTTCTGGATCTGGCGCGCCGACCACAGCAACGGCGTCGGCTGGACCACCAACACCACCACCAACGGCCTGATCGTGAATGGCGCCAACGTCACCATCTACGGCTTGTTTGTCGAGCATTTCCACCAATACCAGACCTTGTGGAACGGCAACGGCGGCCGCGTCTATTTTTACCAGAGCGAACTGCCATACGATGTGCCGAACCAAAGCAGCTGGATGAACGGCAGCAAGAACGGCTATGCCTCCTATAAAGTGGCGGACTCGGTGACCAGCCACCAGGCGTGGGGCGTCGGCATCTACTGCTATTTCAGCAGCAATAACAGCGTCAAGCTCGGCAGCGCCATCGAAGTGCCTGCCGCCGGCCTGAACGGAGCGATGATCCACAACATGACCACCGTGTCCCTGGGCGGCGTGGGTGAAATTACGCACGTGATCAATCAGTACGGCAATAGCGCGAACTCTGCGGCTAATGTGGTCAGGCTTGGGCAGTAA
- a CDS encoding glutathione S-transferase family protein, whose amino-acid sequence MKLYGFAATRSIRVLWALNELGAEFEFVPVNILAGEHRHPEFLSINPAGKVPVLVDGDMVLTESAAIVVYLAEKYPDKRLLPVDRKQLAQAYRWVMFAMTELEQPLWRITRHTWLYPEDQRIPEEITIASQEFIAMATILENHMAGRQFIVGDTISVADCVTAYLMDWANEYHLIDEHPRLRAYLDRMYARPTAPLRIAEAFANLQLKN is encoded by the coding sequence ATGAAGCTCTATGGCTTTGCCGCCACCCGCTCAATTCGCGTGCTGTGGGCATTAAATGAACTCGGCGCCGAGTTCGAATTTGTACCCGTCAACATCTTGGCTGGAGAACATCGCCATCCCGAGTTCCTCAGCATCAACCCCGCCGGCAAGGTGCCTGTGCTCGTCGATGGCGACATGGTACTCACCGAATCCGCGGCGATTGTTGTCTACCTCGCTGAAAAATACCCTGATAAAAGACTGCTTCCTGTTGACCGCAAGCAATTAGCCCAAGCATATCGCTGGGTGATGTTTGCCATGACGGAACTGGAGCAACCGTTGTGGCGCATCACGCGCCACACCTGGCTGTACCCGGAAGATCAACGGATACCTGAAGAAATCACTATCGCGAGCCAGGAATTTATTGCCATGGCGACCATACTGGAGAATCATATGGCAGGACGACAGTTCATCGTTGGCGACACCATCTCCGTGGCCGATTGTGTGACAGCCTACTTGATGGATTGGGCCAACGAATATCATTTGATCGACGAACACCCTCGGTTGCGCGCTTATCTGGATAGAATGTACGCGCGACCGACTGCTCCTCTGCGGATTGCCGAGGCGTTTGCCAATCTTCAACTGAAAAATTGA
- a CDS encoding DNA cytosine methyltransferase yields MRGPDPLFGGDIHTFTIPAGKFDGIIGGPPCPDFSKARRSAPTGYGLGLT; encoded by the coding sequence ATGCGTGGGCCGGACCCGCTGTTTGGCGGTGACATCCACACGTTTACTATTCCGGCCGGAAAATTCGACGGCATCATTGGTGGACCACCCTGCCCTGATTTTTCCAAGGCGCGCAGGTCGGCACCAACTGGATACGGCCTTGGTTTGACTTGA
- a CDS encoding FUSC family protein produces the protein MLAAIATLLCALAIDPEPGPAVLAVVLCISLSRSQLDRDRRGRIEAAIVLPAVGLVAVGVGALLRLAPWIGALVFIAGMFLSIWLRRFGPMARRAGSLIALPFVALLSTPYIPATRVSPALAPLMPVVVALLALLWVGALHALARRARFLGPAQMPERQSPAPARTASSLRPMASTRMAIQMAAALAVSFVIGYAFFAERWSWIVLTAFIVNSGSRGRLDVAYKSVLRVLGAAAGTVIALSLSMQIGSHGQIAVAQILVAIFLGVWLRPLGYAWWALFVTIALALLQGFTGSPAPHMLWPRLEEIAIGAVIGVASAWLVLPVRSTAALRRRLADALAALADALDPATAIRTPDKFVAAVADVEQMRPAFNASRFVTRRFQPMQPADWLDTLAACRDPAIALIDKGETPGSVRRAVGAARKSMREPQEILPALQNLHRSMTE, from the coding sequence ATGCTCGCAGCCATTGCCACCTTGTTGTGCGCATTGGCGATCGATCCGGAACCGGGTCCCGCGGTGCTGGCGGTGGTGCTCTGCATTTCACTTTCGCGCAGCCAGCTGGATCGCGACCGCCGCGGCCGGATCGAGGCAGCCATCGTGCTTCCGGCAGTAGGCCTCGTCGCAGTCGGTGTCGGCGCGTTATTGCGGCTCGCCCCATGGATTGGCGCGCTGGTTTTCATCGCCGGCATGTTCCTCTCGATCTGGCTGCGCCGGTTCGGCCCCATGGCGCGCCGCGCCGGCTCTCTCATCGCACTGCCCTTTGTCGCGTTGCTCAGCACGCCGTATATCCCGGCGACGCGTGTCAGCCCTGCCCTGGCGCCATTGATGCCTGTGGTCGTCGCATTGCTCGCCCTGCTGTGGGTGGGCGCGTTGCACGCGCTTGCCCGCCGCGCACGCTTTCTTGGTCCCGCACAGATGCCGGAACGGCAATCGCCCGCGCCGGCCCGCACAGCCTCTTCTTTACGCCCGATGGCTTCCACTCGGATGGCGATCCAGATGGCCGCGGCGCTCGCAGTATCCTTCGTGATCGGCTACGCCTTCTTTGCCGAACGCTGGTCATGGATCGTACTCACCGCGTTTATCGTCAACAGCGGCAGCCGTGGCCGGCTGGACGTCGCCTACAAGAGCGTGTTGCGGGTGCTGGGAGCGGCAGCAGGAACCGTCATCGCCTTGTCGCTCAGCATGCAAATCGGATCCCACGGCCAGATCGCCGTAGCGCAGATCCTCGTCGCGATCTTTCTTGGGGTATGGCTGCGGCCGCTGGGTTACGCCTGGTGGGCGCTGTTCGTCACTATCGCGCTGGCGCTATTGCAGGGTTTCACTGGCTCGCCGGCGCCGCACATGCTGTGGCCCCGCCTGGAAGAAATCGCAATCGGCGCGGTCATAGGCGTTGCCTCCGCCTGGCTGGTGCTTCCGGTACGGTCAACCGCTGCGCTGCGGCGACGTTTGGCAGATGCGCTAGCGGCTCTTGCCGACGCCTTGGACCCGGCGACCGCCATTCGTACCCCCGACAAATTCGTTGCCGCAGTCGCCGACGTGGAGCAGATGCGTCCAGCATTCAATGCAAGCCGTTTCGTGACGCGGCGCTTCCAGCCTATGCAGCCTGCGGACTGGCTCGATACGCTGGCAGCGTGCCGGGATCCCGCGATCGCGCTCATCGACAAAGGCGAGACGCCGGGCAGCGTACGCCGCGCTGTCGGTGCTGCACGCAAGTCCATGCGTGAGCCCCAGGAGATCCTGCCGGCCTTGCAGAATTTGCATCGTTCGATGACGGAGTAA
- a CDS encoding LysR family transcriptional regulator, with translation MQNLEPILIFITVAEMGSFTHAADSLGIQKGRASTAVRKLEEDIGVRLLHRTTRSVQLTEDGRVFHARARDLLAEVDDLHSMFASDRVALRGRLRVDLPSELARTTIVPALPAFMATYPELELEVSSTDRQVDLVQEGFDCVLRLGPIGDETLIARPLGKLRMVNAASPAYLARHGVPLSLEDLQHKEHRAVHFARTLGAKPYGWEYPRGDSYARLQLRGALHVNSVQAYEAAGVAGLGMIQAPLLGIGRYLESGALIEFLPDFQHKPLDVSLVVAHRRNLSRRVRAFMKWIETVLAPHLE, from the coding sequence ATGCAAAATCTCGAACCCATCCTCATTTTCATAACGGTTGCGGAAATGGGGAGCTTCACCCACGCAGCCGATAGCCTGGGCATTCAAAAGGGAAGAGCCTCAACGGCGGTCCGGAAGCTGGAGGAGGATATTGGCGTCAGGCTTTTGCACCGGACGACGCGCAGCGTGCAGTTGACAGAAGACGGGCGGGTATTTCATGCACGCGCCCGCGATCTACTGGCTGAAGTCGATGATCTGCACTCGATGTTCGCAAGCGACCGAGTGGCGCTGCGCGGGCGCTTACGGGTTGACCTGCCGAGCGAGCTGGCGCGCACCACCATCGTGCCGGCCTTGCCGGCCTTCATGGCGACTTATCCCGAGTTGGAGCTGGAGGTGTCGAGCACGGATCGCCAGGTCGATCTGGTTCAAGAGGGTTTTGACTGCGTATTGCGACTTGGTCCCATCGGTGACGAGACGCTGATTGCCCGCCCGCTGGGCAAGTTACGCATGGTCAACGCCGCCAGTCCTGCCTACCTGGCGCGCCATGGCGTCCCTCTATCGCTGGAAGATCTGCAGCATAAGGAACATCGGGCAGTTCATTTCGCAAGGACGCTCGGCGCAAAACCCTATGGATGGGAGTATCCGCGCGGCGACAGTTACGCGAGGCTTCAGTTGCGAGGCGCGCTGCACGTCAACAGCGTGCAGGCCTACGAAGCCGCCGGCGTCGCCGGCCTTGGCATGATTCAGGCGCCTCTTTTGGGGATTGGCCGTTATTTGGAGAGTGGGGCGTTGATAGAGTTTCTACCTGATTTTCAGCACAAGCCGCTCGACGTCTCCTTGGTAGTCGCGCATCGGCGCAACCTGTCGCGCCGAGTCCGCGCATTCATGAAATGGATCGAAACTGTGCTTGCGCCGCACCTGGAATAG
- a CDS encoding DoxX family protein produces the protein MTKTMSSHRALWAGRIMSALVVIALVADGAIQLFAPAQIAGMLQETGFAMDLTRIVGSIVLTCAILYAIPATAVLGAILVTGFLGAAICAHVRIGELGSPPEIISLLLGALTWGGLYARDLRIRAILPLIR, from the coding sequence ATGACCAAAACAATGAGCTCGCATCGCGCCCTGTGGGCCGGCCGGATAATGAGCGCGTTAGTCGTTATTGCCTTGGTGGCAGACGGCGCAATTCAGCTTTTCGCACCCGCACAGATCGCGGGCATGTTGCAGGAAACAGGGTTCGCGATGGACCTGACTCGTATCGTGGGCTCGATCGTGCTCACCTGCGCCATCCTTTACGCCATCCCTGCCACCGCCGTCCTCGGCGCGATTCTGGTGACGGGCTTTTTGGGAGCGGCCATCTGTGCCCATGTCCGCATTGGCGAGTTGGGGTCGCCGCCGGAAATCATTTCACTGCTTCTGGGCGCGCTGACATGGGGCGGCCTCTACGCGCGCGATCTCCGTATCCGAGCCATTCTGCCGCTCATCCGGTGA